A genomic window from Streptomyces broussonetiae includes:
- a CDS encoding acyl-CoA synthetase yields the protein MTQGHGSTVDGVLRRSARRTPARVAVEYGERRWTYEELDDAVSRAASVLLAEGLEPGDRVAAYGHNSDAYLIAFLACARAGLVHVPVNQNLTGADLAYLVAQSGSTLALADPDLAGRLPHGVRTLPLRDAQGSLLARLADTSPYDGPEPRTEDLVQLLYTSGTTALPKGAMMTHRALVHEYLSAITALDLSAGDRPVHALPLYHSAQMHVFLLPYLAIGATNLVLDVPDGDRLFDLIEAGRVDSLFAPPTVWIALAGRPDFATRALDGLRKAYYGASIMPVPVLERLRQRLPKLAFYNCFGQSEVGPLATVLAPDEHEGRLDSCGRTVLFVDARVVDDRGQDVPDGTPGEIVYRSPQLCEGYWDRPEESAEAFRDGWFHSGDLAVRDADGYFTIVDRVKDVINSGGVLVASRQVEDALYTHEAVAETAVIGLPDDHWIEAVTAVVVSRGDVTEDQLITHVKERLTPFKAPKRILFVDELPRNASGKILKRELRDRFRG from the coding sequence ATGACGCAGGGACACGGCAGCACGGTCGACGGAGTGCTGCGCCGCAGCGCCCGGCGCACCCCGGCGCGGGTCGCGGTGGAGTACGGCGAGCGCCGTTGGACGTACGAGGAACTCGACGACGCCGTCTCCCGTGCGGCCTCGGTGCTGCTCGCCGAGGGGCTCGAGCCCGGCGACCGGGTTGCCGCGTACGGCCACAACTCCGACGCCTATCTGATCGCCTTCCTCGCCTGCGCCCGGGCGGGTCTGGTCCATGTGCCGGTCAACCAGAACCTCACCGGCGCAGACCTGGCGTATCTCGTCGCCCAGTCCGGCAGCACCCTCGCACTGGCCGACCCCGACCTGGCCGGCCGACTCCCGCACGGCGTACGGACGTTGCCACTCAGGGACGCCCAGGGCTCCCTCCTGGCCCGGCTGGCGGACACTTCGCCGTACGACGGGCCGGAACCCCGCACCGAGGACCTGGTCCAACTGCTGTACACCTCCGGCACGACGGCCCTGCCCAAGGGCGCGATGATGACTCACCGGGCGCTGGTCCACGAGTACCTGAGCGCGATCACCGCACTCGACCTGAGCGCCGGCGACCGCCCGGTGCACGCGCTGCCGCTGTACCACTCCGCGCAGATGCACGTGTTCCTGCTGCCGTACCTGGCGATCGGCGCGACCAACCTCGTCCTGGACGTCCCCGACGGGGACCGGCTGTTCGACCTGATCGAAGCGGGCCGCGTGGACAGCCTGTTCGCGCCGCCCACGGTGTGGATCGCCCTCGCGGGCCGTCCCGACTTCGCCACCCGCGCCCTCGACGGCCTGCGCAAGGCCTACTACGGTGCCTCGATCATGCCCGTCCCGGTGCTGGAGCGCCTGCGCCAACGCCTGCCGAAACTCGCGTTCTACAACTGCTTCGGACAGAGCGAGGTCGGCCCGCTGGCCACCGTGCTCGCCCCCGACGAACACGAGGGCCGCCTGGACTCCTGCGGCCGGACCGTGCTCTTCGTGGACGCGCGGGTCGTGGACGACCGGGGACAGGACGTGCCCGACGGCACGCCCGGTGAAATCGTCTACCGCTCACCGCAGTTGTGCGAGGGCTACTGGGACAGGCCCGAGGAGAGCGCCGAGGCCTTCCGGGACGGCTGGTTCCACTCCGGCGACCTCGCGGTGCGCGACGCCGACGGCTACTTCACGATCGTGGACCGGGTGAAGGACGTCATCAACTCCGGTGGTGTTCTGGTCGCTTCACGCCAGGTCGAGGACGCTCTCTACACCCACGAGGCCGTCGCCGAGACCGCGGTGATCGGTCTGCCCGACGACCACTGGATCGAGGCCGTCACCGCCGTCGTCGTCTCCCGTGGCGACGTCACGGAGGACCAGCTCATCACCCACGTGAAGGAGCGGCTGACCCCCTTCAAGGCCCCCA
- a CDS encoding acyl-CoA synthetase gives MSAPVSTPPAGFWAQAAQDPDHTVLIAPDGEEWTAGRLHAAANRLVHGLRAAGLERGDSFAVVLPNGVEFFTAYLAATQAGLYLVPVNHHLVGPEIAWIVADSGAKVLIAHERFGAAARAAADEAGLPAGHRYAVGEVEDFRPYSQLLDGQPESAPADRELGWVMNYTSGTTGRPRGIRRPLPGKTPEEAYLGGFLGIFGIKPFDGNVHLVCSPLYHTAVLQFAGASLHIGHRLVLMDKWTPEEMLDRIDTHRCTHTHMVPTQFHRLLALPQEVRDRYDVSSMRHAIHGAAPCPDHVKRAMIDWWGHCVEEYYAASEGGGAFATAEDWLKKPGTVGKAWPISELAVFDDDGNRLPPGRLGTVYMKMSTGGFSYHKDEAKTRKNRIGDFFTVGDLGVLDEDGYLFLRDRKIDMIISGGVNIYPAEIESALLSHPAVADAAAFGIPHDDWGEQVKAVVEPAPGHEPGPALASALLDHCAERLAGYKRPRSVDFIAEMPRDPNGKLYKRRLRDPYWRGRTRPV, from the coding sequence GTGAGCGCACCCGTCAGCACGCCTCCAGCCGGATTCTGGGCGCAGGCAGCCCAGGATCCCGACCACACCGTCCTCATCGCCCCCGACGGCGAGGAGTGGACCGCCGGACGGCTGCACGCCGCCGCCAACCGGCTCGTCCACGGGCTGCGCGCGGCCGGCCTCGAGCGCGGCGACTCCTTCGCCGTCGTCCTGCCCAACGGCGTCGAGTTCTTCACCGCCTACCTGGCCGCCACCCAGGCCGGCCTGTATCTGGTGCCGGTCAACCACCACCTCGTCGGCCCCGAGATCGCCTGGATCGTCGCCGACTCCGGTGCCAAGGTGCTCATCGCCCACGAGCGGTTCGGCGCCGCCGCACGCGCCGCCGCCGACGAGGCGGGGCTGCCCGCCGGTCACCGGTACGCGGTCGGCGAGGTCGAGGACTTCCGGCCGTACTCCCAACTCCTGGACGGACAGCCGGAGTCGGCCCCCGCCGACCGCGAACTCGGCTGGGTCATGAACTACACCTCCGGTACGACGGGCCGCCCGCGGGGCATCCGCCGCCCACTGCCAGGAAAGACCCCCGAGGAGGCCTACCTCGGAGGCTTCCTCGGCATCTTCGGCATCAAGCCCTTCGACGGCAACGTCCACCTGGTCTGCTCGCCGCTCTACCACACGGCCGTCCTGCAGTTCGCGGGCGCGTCCCTGCACATCGGGCACCGGCTGGTGCTCATGGACAAGTGGACCCCCGAGGAGATGCTCGACCGCATCGACACCCACCGGTGCACGCACACCCATATGGTCCCGACCCAGTTCCACCGCCTGCTGGCCCTCCCGCAGGAGGTACGGGACCGCTACGACGTCTCCTCCATGCGGCACGCCATCCACGGCGCAGCCCCCTGCCCGGACCATGTGAAGCGGGCCATGATCGACTGGTGGGGCCACTGTGTGGAGGAGTACTACGCGGCCAGCGAGGGCGGTGGTGCCTTCGCCACCGCCGAGGACTGGCTGAAGAAGCCCGGCACGGTCGGCAAGGCCTGGCCCATCAGTGAACTCGCGGTCTTCGACGACGACGGCAACCGGCTGCCGCCCGGCCGGCTCGGCACCGTCTACATGAAGATGAGCACCGGCGGCTTCTCGTACCACAAGGACGAGGCCAAGACCCGCAAGAACCGCATCGGCGACTTCTTCACCGTCGGCGATCTCGGCGTACTGGACGAGGACGGCTACCTCTTCCTCCGCGACCGCAAGATAGACATGATCATCTCCGGCGGGGTCAACATCTACCCGGCCGAGATCGAGTCCGCACTGCTCTCGCATCCGGCCGTCGCCGACGCCGCCGCCTTCGGCATCCCGCACGACGACTGGGGAGAGCAGGTCAAGGCCGTCGTCGAACCGGCCCCCGGCCACGAGCCCGGACCGGCCCTCGCCAGCGCCCTCCTCGACCACTGCGCCGAGCGCCTGGCCGGCTACAAGCGGCCCAGGAGCGTCGACTTCATCGCCGAGATGCCCCGCGACCCCAACGGCAAGCTCTACAAGCGGCGGCTGCGCGATCCGTACTGGCGGGGACGCACCCGCCCGGTGTGA
- a CDS encoding NAD(P)H-dependent flavin oxidoreductase — translation MQTELSKKLGVEHAVFGFTPFPAVAAAISRAGGFGVLGAVRYTAPDDLKRDLDWIEAHVGDRPYGLDVVMPAKKVEGVSEADVEAMIPEGHRQFVRDTLAKHAVPELADGEASGWRITGWMEQVARTQLDVAFDHPIKLLANALGSPPADVVARAHDQGVLVAALAGSARHARKHQEAGIDIVVAQGYEAGGHTGEIATMVLTPEIVDAVDPLPVLAAGGIGSGQQVAAALTLGAQGVWLGSLWLTTTEADLHAPALTRKLLAAGSGDTVRSRALTGKPARQLRTEWTDAWDDPAGPGTLPMPLQGLLVAEAVSRIQKYEVEPLLGTPVGQIVGRMSSERTVQAVFDDLTRGFERAVDRINRIAGRSGQS, via the coding sequence ATGCAGACGGAGCTGAGCAAGAAACTGGGAGTCGAGCACGCCGTCTTCGGCTTCACGCCGTTCCCTGCCGTCGCCGCGGCCATCAGCCGGGCCGGCGGCTTCGGCGTGCTCGGCGCGGTCCGCTACACCGCTCCCGACGACCTCAAACGCGACCTCGACTGGATCGAGGCACACGTCGGCGACCGCCCCTACGGGCTGGACGTGGTGATGCCCGCGAAGAAGGTGGAGGGCGTTTCCGAGGCGGACGTCGAGGCGATGATCCCCGAGGGGCACCGGCAGTTCGTCCGCGACACCCTCGCCAAGCACGCAGTGCCGGAACTGGCCGACGGCGAGGCCTCCGGATGGCGCATCACCGGGTGGATGGAGCAGGTCGCCCGCACCCAGCTCGACGTCGCCTTCGACCATCCGATCAAGCTGCTCGCCAACGCCCTCGGCTCCCCGCCCGCCGACGTCGTCGCCCGCGCCCACGACCAGGGTGTCCTGGTCGCCGCGCTCGCGGGCAGCGCCCGGCACGCCCGCAAGCACCAGGAGGCGGGCATCGACATCGTCGTCGCCCAGGGCTACGAGGCGGGCGGCCACACCGGGGAGATCGCCACGATGGTGCTCACCCCCGAGATCGTGGACGCCGTCGACCCGCTGCCCGTGCTGGCCGCGGGAGGCATCGGCAGCGGACAACAGGTGGCCGCCGCCCTCACCCTCGGCGCCCAGGGTGTGTGGCTCGGCTCCCTGTGGCTCACCACCACAGAGGCCGATCTGCACGCTCCCGCCCTGACCCGCAAGCTGCTCGCCGCCGGCTCCGGGGACACCGTCCGCTCACGTGCCCTGACGGGCAAACCCGCGCGTCAGCTCCGTACCGAATGGACCGACGCCTGGGACGACCCGGCCGGACCCGGCACCCTGCCCATGCCGCTGCAGGGCCTGCTGGTGGCCGAGGCGGTCTCCCGGATCCAGAAGTACGAGGTCGAACCGCTGCTCGGCACCCCCGTCGGGCAGATCGTCGGCCGGATGAGCAGCGAACGCACCGTCCAGGCCGTCTTCGACGACCTCACCCGCGGCTTCGAGCGGGCCGTGGACCGCATCAACCGCATCGCCGGAAGGAGCGGCCAGTCGTGA
- a CDS encoding phytoene desaturase family protein, producing MAANEGTRTYDAVIVGGGHNGLVAAAYLARAGRSVLVLERLDHTGGAAVSTRAFTGVDARLSRYSYLVSLLPQKIVRDLGLDFRVRARTISSYTPAERDGRPTGLLVGGGEQRTREAFARLTGSEREYEAWQRFYDMTARVAERVFPTLTEPLPTRDELRRRIDDGTAWRALFEEPIGVAVERNFADDLVRGVVLTDALIGTFADAHEPSLAQNRCFLYHVIGGGTGAWDVPVGGMGALTDALAAAARRAGAVLRTGHEAIRIATDGKRAEVTYRTADGEGVAAARHVLVNASPQELALLTGDLTPEPAEGAQLKVNMLLTRLPRLRDPDADPREAFAGTFHIAEGYRQLATAHAQAAAGELPAVPPSEIYCHSLTDPSILGPELARRGYHTLTLFGLHTPARLFDRDNDAVRDELLKSTLAQLDAHLAEPLADCLATDADGRPCIEAKTPLDLERDLGLPGGNIFHRALSWPYAQQGTGRWGVETGHANVLLCGAGAVRGGGVSGVPGHNAAMAVLEAAA from the coding sequence ATGGCTGCCAACGAGGGAACCCGTACCTATGACGCCGTGATCGTCGGCGGTGGACACAACGGCCTGGTCGCCGCCGCCTACCTCGCCCGGGCCGGCCGCTCCGTGCTGGTGCTGGAAAGGCTGGACCACACCGGCGGCGCCGCCGTCTCCACGCGCGCCTTCACCGGCGTCGACGCCCGGCTGTCGCGCTACTCCTACCTGGTCAGCCTGCTGCCGCAGAAGATCGTGCGCGACCTCGGGCTCGACTTCCGGGTCCGCGCCCGCACCATCTCCTCGTACACCCCCGCCGAACGCGACGGCCGGCCCACCGGACTCCTCGTCGGCGGCGGCGAGCAGCGCACCCGCGAGGCCTTCGCCCGGCTGACCGGCTCCGAGCGCGAGTACGAGGCCTGGCAGCGCTTCTACGACATGACCGCCCGCGTCGCCGAGCGGGTCTTCCCGACCCTCACCGAGCCGCTGCCCACCCGCGACGAACTGCGCCGCCGCATCGACGACGGCACCGCCTGGCGCGCCCTGTTCGAGGAGCCGATCGGCGTCGCGGTCGAGCGGAACTTCGCCGACGACCTGGTACGGGGCGTGGTCCTCACCGACGCCCTGATCGGCACCTTCGCCGACGCCCACGAGCCCTCCCTCGCGCAGAACCGGTGTTTCCTCTACCACGTCATCGGCGGCGGCACCGGCGCCTGGGACGTGCCCGTCGGTGGCATGGGCGCCCTCACCGACGCGCTGGCCGCCGCCGCCCGCCGTGCGGGCGCGGTCCTGCGTACCGGCCACGAGGCGATCCGGATCGCCACCGACGGCAAGCGCGCCGAGGTCACCTACCGCACGGCCGACGGCGAGGGCGTCGCCGCAGCCCGGCACGTCCTGGTCAACGCCTCCCCGCAGGAACTTGCCCTGCTCACAGGGGACTTGACGCCCGAACCGGCCGAGGGCGCCCAGCTCAAGGTCAACATGCTGCTCACCCGACTGCCCAGGCTGCGCGACCCGGACGCCGACCCGCGCGAGGCCTTCGCAGGCACCTTCCACATCGCCGAGGGCTACCGGCAGCTCGCCACCGCCCACGCCCAGGCCGCCGCCGGCGAACTGCCCGCCGTACCGCCCTCGGAGATCTACTGCCACTCCCTGACCGACCCGAGCATCCTCGGCCCCGAACTCGCCCGGCGCGGCTACCACACGCTCACGCTGTTCGGGCTGCACACCCCCGCCCGGCTCTTCGACCGGGACAACGACGCCGTCCGCGACGAACTGCTCAAGTCCACCCTCGCCCAGCTCGACGCCCACCTCGCCGAACCGCTCGCCGACTGCCTGGCCACCGACGCCGACGGCCGCCCCTGCATCGAGGCGAAGACCCCGCTCGACCTGGAACGGGATCTCGGGCTGCCCGGTGGCAACATCTTCCACCGCGCCCTGTCCTGGCCGTACGCCCAGCAGGGCACCGGTCGTTGGGGCGTGGAGACGGGCCACGCGAACGTCCTGCTGTGCGGCGCGGGGGCCGTGCGCGGGGGAGGGGTGAGCGGGGTGCCGGGACACAACGCGGCGATGGCGGTGCTGGAGGCCGCAGCGTAG
- a CDS encoding serine/threonine-protein kinase, with the protein MGENRLIQDRYRLLELLGRGGMGEVWRARDESLGRQVAVKCLKPLGPYHDPALARVLRERFRREARVAAALSHRGVTVVHDFGESDGVPYLVMELLDGRDLSRLLQDNKGHPLPVDDVTDIAVQVAAALAYTHQHGIVHRDLKPANIVRLTDGTVKICDFGIARLGDDIGFTARLTGTGVALGTPHYMSPEQIGGGEVDRRSDLYSLGCVLYEIATGAPPFDLEDAWAVLVGHRGTPPRPLRELRPELPGRLEEIVLALLAKRPEERPDDADELIRRIQGGGTTPAAVTAVELPDPKGGSRLPTWTRGMTTGHKALGAALGALSPDPGAALSGRWDAVPAAPRRTDDVRRGPIAPTGDEEPCPAAGYRPVGTTGRDGPARVRRPAAPLPVERAADLAARHREGIRLAGQGRWAQAGEAHRAVATERAALLGPDHPETLASRYEAAFALVRTGRVADALAAYTDIAEARARVLGPDHPDTLAARQETAYALGRLGRHFEAHHVYSAVLAARVRAMGPDHPDTLRCRHNLACALGRLGRLDDACRTAREVAAARARVLGPEHPDTLVSRCEVAYAQGQLGRWAEALRQYRAVAEARERVLGPDHADTLAARYETALSLGRLGRSADALSLYRDLIEDRSRVLGPAHPETLRARHGLGVNLGRLGRWEEALTEARAVRLLREHALGPAHPDTLVSHREVAVALGWLGRWTDALAEYRRVAAARERVLGPDHAETLASRNDEAHCLERLGRGAEAGELYRRVAVARRRHASGGA; encoded by the coding sequence ATGGGGGAGAACAGGCTCATACAGGACCGGTACCGGCTGCTCGAGCTGCTCGGGCGGGGCGGGATGGGCGAGGTGTGGCGGGCCCGGGACGAGTCCCTCGGCCGCCAGGTCGCGGTCAAGTGCCTCAAACCGCTCGGCCCTTACCATGATCCGGCGCTCGCCCGCGTCCTGCGGGAACGGTTCCGCCGCGAGGCCCGGGTGGCCGCCGCGCTCTCGCACCGCGGGGTGACCGTCGTCCATGACTTCGGCGAGAGCGACGGCGTGCCGTACCTGGTCATGGAGCTGTTGGACGGCCGTGACCTGAGCCGGCTGCTCCAGGACAACAAGGGGCATCCCCTGCCCGTCGACGACGTGACCGACATCGCCGTCCAGGTCGCCGCCGCTCTCGCCTACACCCATCAGCACGGCATAGTGCACCGCGACTTGAAACCGGCCAACATCGTGCGACTGACCGACGGAACCGTGAAGATCTGCGACTTCGGCATCGCCCGCCTCGGCGACGACATCGGCTTCACCGCCCGGCTGACCGGCACCGGCGTCGCCCTCGGTACCCCGCACTACATGTCCCCGGAGCAGATCGGCGGCGGCGAGGTGGACCGGCGCAGCGACCTGTACTCGCTGGGCTGCGTCCTGTACGAAATCGCCACCGGCGCGCCGCCCTTCGACCTCGAGGACGCCTGGGCCGTTCTCGTCGGCCATCGCGGCACCCCGCCCCGCCCCCTGCGCGAGCTGCGCCCGGAACTGCCCGGCCGCCTCGAGGAGATCGTCCTTGCCCTGCTGGCCAAACGCCCCGAGGAACGACCGGACGACGCCGACGAGTTGATCCGCCGGATCCAGGGCGGGGGCACAACGCCCGCTGCCGTCACGGCCGTCGAACTGCCGGATCCCAAGGGCGGGTCCCGGCTGCCGACCTGGACCCGGGGCATGACCACCGGCCACAAGGCGCTCGGCGCCGCGCTGGGCGCCCTGTCGCCCGACCCGGGGGCGGCTCTGTCCGGCCGCTGGGACGCGGTACCGGCGGCGCCCAGGAGGACGGACGACGTCCGCCGCGGTCCGATCGCGCCCACAGGAGACGAGGAGCCGTGTCCGGCAGCCGGCTACCGGCCGGTGGGCACGACCGGCCGCGACGGGCCCGCTCGGGTGCGACGCCCCGCCGCTCCCCTTCCCGTGGAGCGCGCGGCGGACCTGGCCGCACGGCATCGCGAGGGCATACGGCTGGCCGGGCAGGGCCGCTGGGCGCAGGCGGGCGAGGCGCACCGGGCCGTCGCCACCGAGCGGGCCGCGCTGCTCGGCCCCGACCACCCCGAGACCCTGGCCAGCCGCTACGAGGCCGCCTTCGCTCTGGTGCGCACCGGCCGGGTCGCCGATGCGCTCGCCGCCTACACGGACATCGCCGAGGCCAGAGCGCGCGTGCTCGGTCCCGACCACCCCGACACGCTCGCCGCCCGCCAGGAGACCGCCTATGCGCTGGGTCGGCTGGGCCGTCACTTCGAGGCTCACCACGTGTACAGCGCGGTGCTGGCCGCCCGGGTGCGGGCCATGGGACCCGACCACCCGGACACTCTGCGCTGCCGGCACAACCTCGCCTGCGCCCTGGGCCGGCTCGGCCGGCTGGACGACGCCTGCCGCACGGCCCGCGAGGTGGCCGCGGCCCGGGCCCGGGTGCTCGGCCCCGAGCACCCCGACACCCTGGTCTCCCGCTGCGAAGTCGCCTACGCGCAAGGACAGTTGGGTCGCTGGGCGGAGGCACTGCGGCAGTACCGCGCGGTCGCCGAGGCCAGGGAGCGCGTCCTCGGCCCGGACCATGCCGACACCCTGGCCGCCCGCTACGAGACCGCGCTCAGCCTCGGCCGCCTGGGCCGCAGCGCGGACGCCCTGAGCCTGTACCGCGACCTGATCGAGGACCGCTCCCGGGTCCTGGGCCCCGCCCACCCCGAGACCCTCCGGGCCCGGCACGGCCTCGGGGTCAACCTCGGCCGGCTCGGCCGCTGGGAGGAGGCCCTGACCGAGGCGCGCGCCGTACGCCTGCTGCGCGAGCACGCCCTCGGCCCCGCCCACCCCGACACACTCGTCAGCCACCGCGAGGTCGCGGTCGCCCTCGGCTGGCTGGGCCGGTGGACGGACGCCCTCGCCGAGTACCGCCGGGTCGCCGCCGCCCGCGAGCGCGTCCTCGGCCCGGACCATGCCGAGACCCTCGCCAGCCGCAACGACGAGGCCCACTGCCTGGAACGGCTCGGCCGGGGAGCCGAGGCCGGCGAGCTGTACCGCCGGGTCGCGGTGGCCCGCCGGCGGCACGCGTCCGGCGGAGCCTGA
- a CDS encoding oxygenase MpaB family protein, with product MAVVTPADIGDPGLFTPNSVTWQMHCDPMMWVAGIRALYLQALHPRAVRGVIQNSDFRQDAWGRLRRTANFVGTTTYGTTEAAERAGARVRKIHSMLTATDPDTAERYGVDEPALLLWVHCAEIDSYLHVLRRSGFPLTDAQADRYIAEHRVGARLVGLEPEAVPASRAELAAYFEKVRPELAAGPEARVVDDFLLRPPTHPLLVPARELLWRRVAHLAYAALPPYAHELYGRPAPAPAVVTRRLRVTGRVLRSVPARVRWQLPPKHVLRAVARLGPDARPAPYKLGR from the coding sequence ATGGCTGTGGTCACACCTGCGGACATCGGTGATCCCGGGCTCTTCACGCCGAACTCCGTGACCTGGCAGATGCACTGCGACCCCATGATGTGGGTCGCCGGCATCCGAGCGCTGTACCTGCAGGCCCTGCACCCGCGAGCGGTGCGGGGCGTGATCCAGAACTCCGACTTCCGGCAGGACGCGTGGGGCCGGCTCAGGCGTACCGCCAACTTCGTCGGCACGACGACGTACGGCACCACCGAAGCCGCCGAGCGGGCCGGCGCCCGGGTGCGGAAGATCCACAGCATGCTGACGGCGACCGACCCGGACACCGCGGAGCGCTACGGCGTGGACGAACCCGCGCTGCTGCTGTGGGTGCACTGCGCGGAGATCGACTCCTATCTGCACGTCCTGCGCCGCTCCGGCTTCCCGCTCACCGACGCCCAGGCCGACCGCTACATAGCCGAGCACCGGGTCGGCGCACGCCTGGTGGGCCTCGAGCCCGAGGCCGTACCGGCGAGCCGTGCGGAACTGGCCGCGTACTTCGAGAAGGTGCGCCCCGAGCTGGCCGCGGGACCCGAGGCACGCGTGGTGGACGACTTCCTGCTCCGTCCGCCGACGCATCCCCTCCTCGTACCGGCGCGCGAGCTGCTGTGGCGGCGCGTGGCGCATCTGGCGTACGCCGCGCTGCCGCCGTACGCCCATGAGCTGTACGGCAGACCGGCCCCCGCACCCGCCGTCGTCACCCGTCGACTACGGGTCACGGGCAGGGTGCTGCGGAGTGTTCCCGCGCGTGTGCGCTGGCAGCTGCCGCCCAAACACGTCCTGCGCGCCGTGGCGAGGCTCGGCCCTGACGCGCGTCCAGCGCCGTACAAACTTGGACGATAG
- a CDS encoding cyclic nucleotide-binding domain-containing protein: MAPTTTLGAALEPVHREQLMGLAREVSFEAGVRLFEEGRRADRFWIVRTGAVALDLHAPGRRAAVIDTLRYGELVGCCWQFPPYLWHLGAEATSPVRAWEFDADAVRALCAEDAGSGRAIAVRVAGVIAQPLRATRERLLDLYAPYGSGGLI; this comes from the coding sequence ATGGCCCCCACCACCACGTTGGGCGCGGCACTCGAACCCGTGCACCGCGAGCAGTTGATGGGCCTCGCCCGCGAGGTCTCCTTCGAGGCCGGGGTCCGCCTGTTCGAGGAGGGCCGGCGCGCCGACCGCTTCTGGATCGTGCGCACCGGGGCCGTCGCCCTCGATCTGCATGCACCGGGCCGCCGCGCCGCCGTCATCGACACCCTCAGGTACGGCGAACTGGTCGGCTGCTGCTGGCAGTTCCCGCCGTACCTCTGGCACCTGGGCGCCGAGGCGACGAGCCCGGTGCGCGCCTGGGAGTTCGATGCCGATGCCGTGCGGGCGCTGTGCGCCGAGGACGCCGGGTCCGGCCGGGCGATCGCCGTCCGGGTCGCAGGGGTGATCGCCCAGCCGCTCCGGGCCACCCGGGAACGCCTGCTCGACCTGTACGCCCCCTACGGCAGCGGCGGGCTGATATGA
- a CDS encoding CBS domain-containing protein yields the protein MENSPHRVCDVMTRAAVAVGRTAPFKDVVERMEQWQVSAVPVLEGDGRVVGLVSEADLLPKEEFRGSDPDRFTQQRRLSDLAKAGAVTAEELMSTPAVTVQVDATLAEAARIMSLRHVKRLPVVNAEGLLEGVVSRGDLLKVFLRPDNELADEIRRDIVDELFPAPVEPVHITVVDGVATLTGRVEDASRIPLAVRLVRGVEGVVGVDCRLTTTGER from the coding sequence ATGGAGAACAGCCCGCACCGCGTGTGCGACGTGATGACGCGTGCCGCCGTCGCCGTAGGCCGCACGGCCCCGTTCAAGGACGTGGTCGAGCGCATGGAGCAGTGGCAGGTGAGCGCCGTTCCGGTGCTGGAGGGCGACGGCCGGGTGGTCGGGCTCGTGTCCGAGGCCGATCTGCTGCCCAAGGAGGAGTTCCGGGGCAGCGATCCGGACCGGTTCACCCAGCAGCGCCGGCTGTCCGACCTGGCCAAGGCGGGGGCGGTGACCGCCGAGGAGCTGATGAGCACGCCGGCCGTCACCGTGCAGGTGGACGCCACTCTCGCCGAGGCCGCGCGCATCATGTCGCTGCGGCACGTCAAACGGCTGCCCGTGGTGAACGCCGAGGGTCTGCTCGAAGGCGTGGTCAGCCGGGGGGATCTGCTGAAGGTGTTCCTGCGCCCGGACAACGAACTCGCCGACGAGATCCGGCGTGACATCGTCGACGAACTGTTTCCGGCTCCGGTCGAGCCCGTGCACATCACGGTCGTGGACGGCGTGGCAACGCTGACCGGGCGGGTCGAGGACGCCTCCCGGATACCGCTCGCCGTCCGTCTGGTGCGAGGCGTCGAGGGCGTGGTGGGCGTGGACTGCCGGCTCACCACGACCGGGGAGCGGTGA
- a CDS encoding CBS domain-containing protein: MNGTATVVNDVMTHRVVALRAGAVFKDIVRAMQEWRVSALPVLDDSGVVVGVVSEADLLPKQEYSDADVGRYGQPAHLADVGKADAVTAGELMTAPAVTTRPEATLAHAARIMARTGVKRLPVVGRDGILKGIVSRSDLLKVFLRPDGDIAAEVRQEIVVRLFGPRSDAIRIEVHDGVVALSGPAHETVLIPLAARLARAVPGVVDVRCALTGPPRAATTAGTPRRSPR; the protein is encoded by the coding sequence ATGAACGGCACCGCGACCGTCGTGAACGACGTGATGACCCACCGGGTCGTAGCCCTGCGCGCCGGCGCGGTCTTCAAGGACATCGTGCGGGCCATGCAGGAATGGCGGGTCAGCGCCCTGCCGGTGCTGGACGACAGTGGAGTGGTCGTGGGCGTCGTCTCCGAGGCCGATCTGCTGCCCAAGCAGGAGTACAGCGACGCAGACGTCGGGCGATACGGGCAGCCGGCGCACCTCGCCGACGTGGGCAAGGCGGACGCGGTGACGGCGGGTGAGCTGATGACCGCCCCGGCCGTGACCACGCGGCCCGAGGCCACCCTTGCGCACGCCGCCCGCATCATGGCGCGTACCGGGGTCAAACGGCTCCCGGTCGTCGGCCGCGACGGCATCCTGAAGGGCATCGTGAGCCGCTCCGACCTGCTGAAGGTCTTCCTGCGGCCCGATGGCGACATCGCCGCGGAGGTGCGGCAGGAGATCGTCGTACGGCTCTTCGGCCCGCGCTCCGACGCGATCCGGATCGAGGTGCACGACGGCGTCGTCGCACTCTCCGGGCCGGCCCATGAGACCGTGCTGATCCCACTGGCCGCCCGGCTCGCCCGGGCAGTGCCGGGCGTGGTCGACGTCAGGTGCGCACTGACCGGCCCGCCCCGCGCGGCGACGACCGCAGGAACGCCACGACGGTCACCCCGGTGA